A section of the Bryobacteraceae bacterium genome encodes:
- a CDS encoding amino acid transporter: MTGLRRELGVWGAASIVVGTVIGSGIFLVPRKMVLETGSAELVFAVWIFGGLLSLAGALTYAELASMMPEAGGEYNYLKAAYGPFWGFLYGWTQMWVAKSGSIATLATGFFYYLANFRPELDRTVFVIPLPLGAGGAPLDVSAGQLLAIGVILALGWLNWFGIRVGGGVQVAVTALKVLLIVWIIGVGLASPSAPHGATALTGARGGVAGFFAALVAALWAYDGWNNLSMVSSEVKSPQRNLPRALIFGTGAVMAIYILTNVAYFRVLTPAEVASSDRVAAVMMQRAIGPWGASLVSIAAMISIFAALNGSILSGSRVPYAMATDGYFFRRFREVHERHAAPGFSILALSGWSAVLVLSGRYDQLVTLVIFPSWILYGMAGAAVLVLRRKMPNVARPYRTLGYPVIPVLFVGVAGFLTIQTLLHSARESLLGLGLILCGLPFYLFWNRQRRAALGARQ, from the coding sequence TTGACGGGACTGCGCAGGGAGCTGGGCGTCTGGGGCGCGGCTTCCATCGTCGTCGGCACGGTCATCGGCAGCGGCATTTTCCTCGTGCCGCGCAAGATGGTGCTTGAAACAGGAAGCGCCGAACTTGTTTTTGCCGTCTGGATCTTTGGCGGGCTGCTTTCGCTGGCCGGAGCCCTGACCTATGCCGAACTGGCGTCGATGATGCCCGAAGCCGGCGGCGAATACAACTACCTCAAGGCCGCCTACGGGCCCTTCTGGGGCTTCCTGTACGGCTGGACGCAGATGTGGGTGGCCAAGAGCGGCTCCATCGCCACGCTTGCCACGGGCTTCTTCTATTATCTGGCGAATTTCCGTCCCGAGCTGGACCGTACGGTTTTCGTGATTCCTCTCCCGCTGGGCGCCGGCGGCGCGCCGCTGGACGTCAGCGCCGGGCAATTGTTGGCCATCGGCGTCATCCTGGCGCTCGGCTGGCTAAACTGGTTTGGCATCCGCGTCGGCGGCGGCGTGCAGGTGGCGGTGACGGCGCTGAAAGTGCTGCTCATCGTCTGGATCATCGGCGTCGGCCTCGCATCCCCTTCAGCGCCGCATGGGGCCACCGCCCTGACGGGCGCGCGCGGCGGCGTGGCCGGATTTTTCGCCGCCCTGGTGGCCGCCCTCTGGGCGTATGACGGCTGGAACAACCTCAGCATGGTCTCAAGCGAGGTGAAATCGCCGCAACGGAACCTGCCTCGCGCGCTCATTTTCGGCACCGGGGCGGTGATGGCCATTTATATATTGACAAATGTGGCCTATTTCCGCGTGCTGACTCCCGCGGAGGTGGCCAGCTCAGACCGTGTGGCCGCGGTGATGATGCAGCGCGCCATCGGCCCATGGGGCGCCAGCCTCGTCAGCATCGCGGCCATGATCTCGATTTTTGCCGCTCTGAACGGCTCCATTCTCAGCGGATCCCGGGTGCCCTACGCCATGGCCACCGATGGATACTTTTTCCGCCGTTTCCGCGAGGTTCACGAGCGCCATGCCGCTCCCGGCTTTTCGATTCTCGCTCTCAGCGGCTGGTCGGCCGTCCTTGTCCTGAGTGGCCGTTACGATCAACTGGTCACGCTCGTCATATTCCCAAGCTGGATCCTTTACGGAATGGCCGGCGCCGCGGTGCTCGTTCTCCGAAGAAAAATGCCGAATGTTGCCCGGCCTTACCGCACCCTTGGTTATCCGGTGATTCCCGTTCTTTTTGTTGGAGTTGCGGGGTTCCTGACGATCCAGACGCTGCTTCATTCCGCCCGCGAATCCCTCCTTGGACTGGGCCTCATTCTCTGTGGCCTGCCGTTCTATCTTTTCTGGAATCGGCAGCGCCGCGCGGCTTTGGGGGCCCGTCAATAG
- a CDS encoding transporter: MRYFDLGVILLYLIGITWFGAHFRKSQKSLKDYFLGGRTTPWWAIGFSIVSAETSTLTVIGTPALSFHGNFGFLQVVFGYLLARIVISLLFMPHYFRGELFTAYELMQRRFGPRLRRVTAGTFLLLRALAEGVRVFAISIVVSIVLGTGEIASIVVIVCLTLFYTFEGGMTAVIWTDVVQMFLYVGGAIVSLFVMLGQINGGWHEVLRAAAAAGKLQVFDFRFEPTLEFLSRQYSFWAGVLGGCFLTTASHGTEQLMVQRLLSAKNISDARKALFGSWVVIFFQFTLFLVIGLILWKHYQDTGAAPPQPADRIYPEFIWNSLSPGVSGLVIAAILAAAMSNLSAALNSLASTTVMDFYRQKFRHHNESHYLRLARLTTLVWGAILLGIGVLSRHVKSVLEAGLGIASILYGALLGVFLLGVLTTRVSERSAVAGMLAGLGVNLYLRFATPVAWTWYVLIGTVTTVAVSLAASLVLDREGAR; the protein is encoded by the coding sequence ATGCGCTATTTCGATCTGGGCGTCATTCTGCTCTACCTGATCGGCATTACCTGGTTCGGAGCGCATTTCCGCAAGAGCCAGAAGAGCCTCAAGGACTACTTCCTGGGGGGGAGAACGACCCCCTGGTGGGCCATCGGCTTCTCCATCGTCTCGGCCGAAACGTCCACGCTGACCGTCATCGGCACGCCGGCGCTCAGTTTTCACGGCAACTTCGGCTTCCTCCAGGTGGTCTTCGGCTACCTGCTGGCGCGAATCGTCATCTCGCTGCTGTTTATGCCCCACTATTTCCGGGGCGAGTTGTTCACCGCCTACGAGCTGATGCAGCGGCGCTTCGGCCCGCGGCTGCGCCGCGTCACCGCGGGCACGTTCCTGCTGCTGCGCGCGCTGGCCGAAGGCGTCCGCGTCTTTGCCATCTCGATCGTCGTCAGCATTGTTCTCGGCACCGGCGAGATCGCTTCCATCGTTGTCATTGTCTGCCTGACCCTCTTCTACACCTTCGAAGGAGGGATGACGGCGGTCATCTGGACCGACGTCGTGCAGATGTTTCTTTACGTCGGCGGCGCCATCGTCAGTCTGTTTGTAATGCTTGGCCAGATCAACGGCGGCTGGCATGAAGTCCTGCGTGCGGCCGCGGCGGCGGGAAAGCTCCAGGTCTTCGATTTCCGCTTCGAGCCCACGCTCGAGTTCCTCTCGCGGCAGTATTCCTTCTGGGCAGGCGTCCTCGGCGGCTGCTTCCTGACGACCGCCAGCCACGGAACCGAGCAGCTCATGGTTCAACGGCTGCTGTCGGCGAAAAACATTTCCGATGCGCGGAAGGCCCTGTTTGGAAGCTGGGTGGTGATTTTTTTCCAGTTCACCCTTTTTCTGGTGATCGGGCTGATCCTGTGGAAGCATTATCAGGACACCGGCGCCGCTCCACCTCAACCGGCTGACCGGATCTATCCGGAATTCATCTGGAATTCGCTGTCCCCGGGCGTCAGCGGTCTGGTGATCGCCGCCATTCTCGCCGCGGCCATGTCGAATCTGAGCGCGGCGCTCAATTCGCTCGCCTCGACCACCGTCATGGATTTCTACCGGCAGAAATTCCGCCACCATAACGAATCGCATTATCTTCGCCTGGCACGGCTGACCACGCTCGTCTGGGGAGCAATCCTGCTCGGCATCGGCGTGCTGTCGCGCCACGTGAAAAGCGTCCTGGAGGCTGGCCTCGGAATCGCCTCGATCCTCTATGGGGCGCTGCTCGGCGTTTTCCTGCTTGGCGTGCTTACGACGCGCGTCAGCGAACGTTCGGCGGTCGCCGGCATGCTGGCCGGGCTGGGCGTCAACCTCTATCTCCGGTTCGCCACGCCGGTGGCCTGGACCTGGTATGTGCTGATCGGTACCGTCACGACCGTGGCCGTCTCGCTGGCTGCGTCGCTCGTGCTGGACCGGGAGGGGGCCCGTTGA
- the nagX gene encoding DUF5009 domain-containing protein — MEPTPSSLSAPPKAELPQRNVAVDVFRGIVMILMMAEVLRLAEVARAYPGNRFWAFLAYNQTHVEWAGCSLHDLIQPGFSFLVGVALPYSIASRMARGATFGKLFAHALWRSIVLIVLGIFLRSLHSPQTNFTFEDTLTQIGLGYPFLFLLGFARPKTVWTWFGLILAGYWLAWALYPLPGPDFDWARVGVPPNWPHHFHGFMGHWNKNSNLGAAFDQWFLNLFPRPEPFVANRGGYLTLNFVPTLGTMILGLVAGRWLRQLGPQASLTRMWIAAGAGVASGLALHWLGICPVVKRIWTPAWTLFSGGACFAILAALTWLIDVKRSRWWTFPFVVVGMNSIAAYMIAHLFEDFFRSTFRIHLGPNFFRVFGDGLQPLLEGAAILLCYWLILLWMYRRKLFLKI, encoded by the coding sequence ATGGAACCCACGCCGTCTTCTCTCTCCGCGCCGCCGAAAGCCGAGTTGCCGCAGCGCAACGTCGCCGTGGATGTTTTCCGCGGTATTGTGATGATCCTCATGATGGCGGAGGTTCTCCGCCTGGCCGAGGTGGCCCGCGCTTATCCTGGCAACCGGTTCTGGGCCTTCCTCGCCTACAACCAAACCCACGTCGAATGGGCGGGCTGCTCGCTCCACGACCTGATCCAGCCGGGCTTCTCCTTCCTGGTGGGCGTGGCGCTGCCATACTCGATCGCCAGCCGCATGGCGAGGGGCGCCACCTTCGGCAAGCTGTTTGCCCATGCCCTCTGGCGGTCCATCGTGCTCATCGTGCTCGGCATCTTCCTGCGCTCGCTGCACAGCCCACAGACGAATTTCACCTTTGAAGACACGCTCACGCAGATCGGGCTCGGGTATCCGTTCCTGTTCCTCCTCGGATTCGCCCGCCCGAAGACGGTGTGGACATGGTTCGGGCTGATCCTGGCCGGCTACTGGCTGGCCTGGGCGCTGTATCCGCTTCCTGGCCCGGACTTCGATTGGGCGCGCGTCGGCGTGCCGCCCAACTGGCCGCACCACTTCCACGGATTCATGGGCCACTGGAACAAGAACAGCAATCTCGGCGCGGCCTTCGACCAGTGGTTCCTGAATCTTTTCCCGCGCCCCGAACCGTTCGTGGCCAACCGCGGCGGCTATCTCACGCTGAACTTCGTTCCCACGCTCGGCACAATGATCCTGGGCCTGGTCGCCGGGCGCTGGCTGCGGCAGCTTGGCCCGCAGGCGTCGCTCACAAGGATGTGGATCGCCGCCGGCGCGGGCGTGGCCTCCGGGCTCGCGCTGCACTGGCTGGGCATCTGTCCGGTGGTGAAACGCATCTGGACGCCGGCCTGGACGCTGTTCAGCGGCGGCGCCTGCTTCGCCATTCTTGCTGCGCTCACCTGGCTGATCGACGTGAAGAGGAGCCGCTGGTGGACGTTTCCTTTCGTCGTCGTCGGCATGAACTCCATTGCGGCTTACATGATCGCCCACCTGTTTGAGGACTTTTTCCGTTCGACCTTCCGCATCCACCTGGGACCGAATTTCTTCCGGGTGTTTGGCGACGGCCTGCAACCGCTGCTCGAAGGCGCGGCCATCCTGCTCTGCTACTGGCTGATCCTGTTGTGGATGTACCGCCGGAAGCTTTTTCTCAAGATCTGA